The following proteins are co-located in the Sporolactobacillus pectinivorans genome:
- a CDS encoding spore coat protein YutH, translated as MSGQANLQALVDQNYLLDVTETGSLRLFFQPADHFYHRNFEALAQAAEYLSQNTTLPYYRMVRTKKGGYTLDVNGTPSVLMVFPGERQITDDHLGAMLAEFHISSQGADIRNFPESPLNSRIDGLSSRMDALGAKHREILKKKEPTTFERGFLGNFLYFSGCAENAIQYLVDTSLDFPNPEPMALSHYRFSGVDSLIPENPALWVADDRSRDLAEWLRLLAWNGEAPAQNTAAEAFLDDYENRFPLSRQTAANLFGKLLFPLPYVECCERYFFSQGREDRHLLNDVMLLNEDRAERQERMLYFLSRRYSAIKVPEWLARTSA; from the coding sequence ATGTCAGGGCAGGCCAATCTGCAGGCACTGGTCGATCAGAATTATCTTTTGGATGTGACGGAAACAGGATCGCTTCGGCTTTTTTTTCAGCCTGCCGATCATTTCTACCATCGGAATTTTGAGGCACTGGCACAGGCGGCAGAGTATCTGAGCCAAAATACGACACTGCCTTATTACCGGATGGTTCGGACCAAGAAAGGGGGGTATACCCTTGACGTGAACGGGACACCGTCCGTATTGATGGTTTTTCCCGGCGAACGTCAAATAACTGATGATCATCTTGGGGCAATGCTGGCAGAGTTTCATATCAGCTCACAGGGGGCAGATATCCGCAATTTCCCAGAATCCCCTCTTAATAGCCGGATAGATGGGCTTTCCAGCCGCATGGATGCACTCGGAGCAAAACATCGGGAAATTCTGAAGAAAAAAGAACCGACAACATTTGAAAGAGGATTTCTCGGCAATTTTCTTTATTTTTCAGGATGTGCAGAAAACGCGATCCAGTATCTGGTCGATACCTCGCTCGATTTTCCAAATCCGGAACCGATGGCGCTCAGCCATTACCGTTTTTCCGGGGTAGATTCCCTGATTCCGGAAAATCCGGCACTGTGGGTCGCTGATGATCGCTCACGGGATCTTGCGGAATGGCTGCGGCTTCTGGCATGGAACGGAGAGGCTCCCGCTCAAAATACTGCCGCAGAAGCTTTTCTGGACGACTATGAGAACCGCTTTCCATTAAGTAGGCAGACGGCCGCCAATCTCTTTGGAAAGCTGCTGTTTCCGCTTCCCTATGTTGAATGTTGTGAGCGGTATTTTTTCAGCCAGGGGCGTGAAGACCGTCATTTACTGAATGACGTGATGCTTCTTAACGAGGACAGGGCCGAGCGTCAGGAACGCATGCTTTATTTTTTGTCGCGCCGCTATTCAGCGATTAAAGTGCCGGAATGGCTGGCCCGGACCTCAGCCTGA
- a CDS encoding NifU family protein: MYNQVEEVLEKLRPFLLRDGGDVELLDVEDGIVRVRLLGACENCPSSTLTLKAGIERALIDNIPGVKELEQVF, from the coding sequence ATGTACAATCAGGTTGAAGAAGTGCTTGAAAAGCTTCGTCCTTTTCTATTGCGTGACGGCGGAGATGTTGAATTGCTTGACGTCGAGGATGGCATCGTCCGCGTTCGCCTGCTTGGGGCCTGTGAAAACTGCCCAAGCTCGACACTTACTTTAAAAGCCGGCATTGAGCGGGCCCTAATAGATAATATTCCCGGAGTCAAGGAACTGGAGCAGGTTTTTTAA
- a CDS encoding DUF1462 family protein encodes MDLTVYGAEAVCASCAQAPPSKATAEWLEAALVRKFGKPLPVRYVDIFQPETEKDRYFCEKIKSDDYFFPLLVSGSEVLGEGFISLKPVLLFLEKNGLTVSESGSGEQ; translated from the coding sequence TTGGATCTTACAGTTTATGGAGCTGAGGCTGTATGTGCCAGCTGCGCCCAGGCGCCCCCGTCAAAGGCAACGGCTGAATGGCTGGAAGCGGCGCTGGTACGCAAATTTGGCAAACCGCTACCTGTGCGGTATGTTGATATTTTTCAGCCTGAAACGGAAAAAGACCGCTATTTCTGTGAAAAAATCAAATCTGATGACTATTTTTTTCCGCTTCTTGTTTCCGGGAGCGAAGTACTGGGAGAGGGATTTATTTCGCTAAAGCCGGTCCTGCTTTTCCTGGAAAAAAACGGTCTGACAGTGAGCGAATCAGGAAGCGGAGAACAATGA
- the dapF gene encoding diaminopimelate epimerase: MLGRAYPFTKMHGLGNCYIYLDGITNDFDIPSYAELAQQVSDPYKGIGSDGLIMILPSERADVQMRIFNKDGSEAKNCGNGLRCVAKYAYEHRLVDSRRFMIETLSGNKEAEIHLHDGAVDEVTIDMGEPILSRGSIPVAGGDPGSVVIREPLEIDGTVYSFTAVSMGNPHALFFVDDVATAPIHQLGSLLADTYPLFPNGVNVGFAHPLSDHEADYRVWERGSGITQACGTGACASVVASILESRIKKDCPVTVHLAGGDLIIEWLSASNHVMMTGGAETICQGTYYFREKNGQ; the protein is encoded by the coding sequence ATGTTGGGAAGAGCTTACCCGTTTACAAAAATGCATGGCCTTGGAAATTGTTATATCTATCTGGACGGCATAACGAACGACTTCGATATTCCTTCTTATGCCGAACTCGCACAGCAGGTCTCTGATCCATACAAGGGGATCGGGTCTGATGGGCTGATTATGATTCTGCCGTCAGAAAGAGCCGATGTGCAAATGAGAATATTCAACAAAGACGGCTCCGAGGCGAAAAACTGCGGGAACGGCCTGCGCTGCGTGGCAAAATATGCTTACGAGCACCGGCTGGTCGATTCCCGCCGATTTATGATTGAAACCTTATCAGGAAATAAAGAGGCCGAAATTCATCTGCACGACGGGGCAGTTGACGAAGTGACCATCGATATGGGGGAACCGATTCTCAGCCGCGGCAGCATTCCGGTTGCCGGAGGGGATCCGGGCAGCGTGGTGATCCGTGAACCGCTGGAAATCGACGGTACGGTTTACTCGTTTACGGCTGTATCTATGGGCAATCCGCATGCTCTGTTTTTTGTAGATGATGTGGCGACTGCTCCCATTCATCAATTAGGATCGCTGCTCGCCGACACCTATCCGCTTTTTCCAAACGGCGTGAATGTTGGTTTCGCCCATCCGCTGTCCGATCACGAGGCGGATTACCGCGTATGGGAACGTGGTTCAGGCATCACACAAGCTTGCGGCACGGGTGCCTGTGCTTCAGTTGTCGCGTCAATCCTTGAGTCGCGCATTAAGAAAGACTGCCCGGTGACTGTTCATCTTGCAGGCGGCGACCTGATCATCGAGTGGCTTTCGGCGTCCAATCACGTGATGATGACCGGCGGTGCTGAGACAATCTGCCAGGGGACGTATTATTTCAGAGAAAAAAACGGTCAGTAA
- a CDS encoding HesB/IscA family protein, translated as MNITLTEAANFRVKEMISEEPGEDLFLRVGVGGGGCSGLTYGMGFDDKIIEGDQAFENNGLKVVVDKNSAPLLDGVTIDFKQNLQGGGFMIDNPNAISTCGCGHSFKTAENEGEPAKQCDC; from the coding sequence ATGAACATTACCTTGACTGAAGCGGCAAATTTTCGAGTGAAAGAAATGATCAGTGAGGAACCGGGTGAGGATTTATTCCTTCGTGTCGGTGTCGGCGGTGGCGGATGCTCCGGGCTGACCTACGGCATGGGTTTTGATGATAAAATCATCGAAGGCGACCAGGCCTTCGAAAATAACGGCCTGAAAGTAGTTGTTGACAAAAATAGTGCTCCTCTGCTGGATGGTGTGACTATCGATTTCAAACAGAATTTGCAGGGCGGCGGGTTCATGATCGACAATCCGAACGCGATCTCAACGTGCGGCTGCGGACATTCGTTTAAGACAGCGGAGAATGAAGGCGAGCCTGCGAAACAGTGCGACTGTTAA
- a CDS encoding type II toxin-antitoxin system HicB family antitoxin: MSKDQYVYPAVFTRGNDEVAIEFPDLPGCESSAPSLEEGFANAREALAQHLYRMEENGDEIPEPSEVTALQTDETQFVTVIEAWMPPFRKKMESQAVKKTLTIPKWLDDAAKTAGLNYSRILQDALKEELNIDEKDNSFSMQERLNKQLNKVKKSLRDLSRIRVHVNMVDDEDLSNPIIEEINAAKEDIQGMAEKIKDVYSSEELSRLSKKLDHLADKISQKLR, translated from the coding sequence ATGAGCAAAGATCAATATGTTTATCCGGCGGTATTCACCCGTGGCAATGATGAAGTAGCCATTGAGTTTCCTGATCTGCCCGGCTGCGAATCCTCAGCCCCGTCTCTTGAAGAAGGATTTGCGAACGCCAGAGAAGCTCTGGCTCAGCATCTTTACAGGATGGAAGAAAACGGGGATGAAATTCCTGAACCATCGGAAGTTACAGCACTTCAGACAGATGAAACTCAGTTTGTAACGGTTATTGAAGCATGGATGCCTCCGTTCCGGAAAAAAATGGAGAGCCAGGCCGTTAAAAAAACACTGACAATTCCCAAGTGGCTGGATGATGCGGCTAAAACAGCCGGACTGAATTATTCACGAATTCTTCAGGATGCGCTGAAGGAAGAACTCAATATTGATGAAAAGGACAATTCTTTCTCAATGCAGGAAAGGCTGAACAAACAATTGAACAAGGTCAAGAAGAGCCTCAGGGATTTGTCGCGGATCAGGGTTCACGTGAATATGGTCGACGATGAGGATCTCTCAAATCCCATTATTGAAGAAATCAACGCTGCTAAAGAAGATATCCAGGGAATGGCTGAGAAGATTAAGGATGTCTATTCATCCGAAGAATTATCACGGCTTTCCAAGAAACTTGATCATTTGGCAGATAAAATTTCACAAAAACTGCGTTAA
- a CDS encoding NAD(P)/FAD-dependent oxidoreductase has product MSKPKILIIGAGYGGMITAVRLTKELGVEDADITLVNKHNYHYQTTWLHEAAAGTIHHDRTRMLIKNVINTKRVNFVQDSVRSIDKENKKVILKNGALDYDYLVIGLGFESNTFGIKGLEENAFAIRSVNTARRIREHIEYKFASFNNDPDAKDSDLTIVVGGAGLSGIEFLGELVDRIPDLCKEYDIDPEKVKIIDVEGLPLILPPFERDLAEYAQKYLESKGVAFKLGTFIKEATHDGVLVQKKDAEEMEEIKAGTVVWTGGVKASHIPADSGFETNRGKIQVNKDLRAPDDDHVFAVGDVAVFFPKEGERPYPPTAQIAVQEGDLVAKNLRHLIKGEETEPFVYKERGTVASLGEKQAIGVVFDKKLKGMPAAAMKKVIDDRYLLELGGVGLLLKKGKLNLL; this is encoded by the coding sequence ATGAGCAAGCCTAAAATTCTAATCATCGGCGCGGGATATGGCGGCATGATAACAGCAGTACGGTTAACTAAGGAACTGGGAGTAGAAGATGCGGATATTACGCTTGTAAATAAGCACAATTACCACTACCAGACAACATGGTTGCATGAAGCTGCTGCGGGGACCATCCATCATGACCGGACGCGAATGCTGATCAAAAACGTGATCAATACAAAGCGTGTGAACTTTGTCCAGGATTCAGTCAGATCTATTGATAAGGAAAATAAAAAAGTAATTCTGAAAAATGGAGCACTCGATTACGATTATTTAGTAATCGGTCTGGGCTTCGAATCGAATACGTTTGGTATTAAAGGTTTAGAAGAAAATGCATTCGCCATCCGAAGTGTCAATACGGCAAGAAGGATTCGCGAACATATCGAGTATAAATTCGCGAGTTTTAACAATGATCCGGATGCCAAAGACAGTGATCTGACAATCGTTGTCGGCGGTGCCGGGCTGAGCGGTATTGAATTCCTTGGTGAGCTTGTGGACCGTATCCCGGATCTTTGCAAAGAATATGATATCGATCCGGAAAAGGTGAAGATTATCGATGTCGAAGGGCTGCCGCTCATATTGCCGCCATTTGAACGAGACTTAGCAGAATATGCCCAAAAATATCTGGAAAGTAAAGGCGTTGCGTTCAAGCTTGGAACATTCATTAAGGAAGCAACCCATGACGGCGTTCTGGTACAGAAAAAGGATGCTGAGGAAATGGAAGAAATCAAAGCTGGTACAGTCGTCTGGACAGGCGGCGTTAAAGCCAGCCATATTCCTGCTGATTCCGGTTTTGAAACAAACCGCGGCAAAATTCAGGTTAACAAAGATCTGCGCGCCCCAGATGACGACCATGTTTTCGCGGTTGGCGATGTTGCCGTTTTCTTCCCAAAAGAAGGCGAACGCCCTTATCCCCCGACCGCACAGATCGCGGTCCAGGAGGGCGATCTGGTTGCTAAGAACCTCAGACATCTGATCAAGGGTGAAGAAACCGAGCCGTTTGTTTACAAAGAAAGAGGGACGGTCGCGTCGCTTGGAGAGAAGCAGGCGATCGGCGTTGTTTTTGACAAGAAGCTGAAGGGTATGCCTGCGGCTGCAATGAAGAAAGTGATCGACGACCGGTACCTGCTGGAACTGGGCGGAGTCGGACTTTTGCTGAAAAAAGGAAAACTGAATTTGCTGTGA
- a CDS encoding helix-turn-helix domain-containing protein, which yields MLGHRIRFLRDEKNLSQVEMADQLNISNVQLNRYESGARKPDPEMLVQIADYLNVSTDYLLGRIPAVQETPSSYFSKEETQLMDQIRQVPDLFSFVQDLTMHPDETNQLMKIWTIIRKE from the coding sequence ATGCTCGGTCACAGAATACGTTTCCTTCGCGATGAGAAGAACTTGTCGCAAGTGGAAATGGCTGATCAACTGAATATCTCGAACGTCCAGCTGAACCGCTACGAATCCGGCGCACGTAAACCTGATCCCGAAATGCTCGTCCAGATTGCTGACTATCTCAATGTCTCGACTGACTATCTTCTCGGCCGTATTCCGGCTGTTCAGGAAACCCCGTCTTCCTATTTCAGTAAAGAAGAAACTCAACTCATGGATCAGATCAGACAGGTGCCAGATTTGTTTTCTTTTGTCCAGGACCTGACCATGCATCCGGATGAAACAAACCAGCTGATGAAAATTTGGACTATAATTCGGAAAGAGTAG
- a CDS encoding helix-turn-helix domain-containing protein: protein MLTVDLKKMKKLRKKQMSLEQMSSKLGYGSPNGYYYLETGHSKISAEMLAKVAMILKVPITDFFVDDRNSQDD from the coding sequence ATGCTGACAGTAGATCTAAAAAAAATGAAAAAGTTGCGGAAAAAGCAAATGTCACTGGAACAAATGTCCTCAAAATTAGGGTACGGCAGTCCTAACGGTTATTACTATCTGGAAACGGGACACAGCAAGATTTCAGCTGAAATGCTCGCAAAGGTTGCGATGATCTTAAAGGTGCCAATCACAGATTTTTTTGTGGATGACAGAAATTCACAGGACGATTGA
- the asnB gene encoding asparagine synthase (glutamine-hydrolyzing) translates to MCGFCGYIANNNDLEPGNNEQNAMTARADMINHRGPDDAGYYTDDQVQLAFRRLSIIDLAGGHQPLPYENERYYIIYNGEVYNYVELRNELIEKGYTFNTTSDTEVIVALYADRGEACVKCFRGMFAFIIWDKQERTLFAARDHFGIKPFYYMQKEDGIFFASEKKSLLIDEDKHPVSKQALQYYLTFQFVPEPCTLAENIKSLEPGHYLLKKNGEPLQNKAFWEPAFAPVNQTLDEAKKKIQDVLIDSVKMHMRSDVPVGAFLSSGIDSTSIVALAKRFNKNIKTFTVGFASKGYNEIDIARDSAEKLGVENYALEISPEMCMKELPKIVWHMDDPLADPAAIPNYFVAREARKYVKVVLSGEGSDELFGGYTIYREPISLKWFDAVPKPGKGLLHAFASRLPVGMKGRSYLLRGTTPLAERYVGNAFIFSEEEKKYVLKTFSEQTPFTDITNPIYRQASENNKLDQMQLVDIETWLRGDILVVADRMTMANSLELRVPFLDKEVFDVARTLSASLKTADGTTKYAFREAMRGIVPDSILFRKKLGFPVPIRIWLKDEMYDWARKIINDSETDSLWRRLSLSCAYTIIR, encoded by the coding sequence ATGTGCGGATTTTGCGGCTATATTGCAAATAACAATGATCTTGAACCGGGAAACAATGAGCAAAATGCGATGACCGCACGTGCGGATATGATCAATCATCGCGGTCCCGACGATGCGGGCTATTATACCGATGATCAGGTACAGCTTGCCTTCCGCAGGCTGAGCATTATTGACCTGGCGGGCGGCCATCAACCGCTTCCTTATGAGAATGAACGCTATTACATCATCTATAATGGTGAAGTTTATAATTATGTGGAACTTAGAAATGAACTGATTGAAAAGGGGTACACATTCAATACGACTTCAGATACCGAGGTCATCGTTGCTCTGTATGCGGACCGGGGAGAGGCATGTGTTAAATGTTTTCGCGGCATGTTTGCCTTTATTATTTGGGACAAACAGGAACGAACGTTATTTGCCGCCCGTGACCATTTTGGCATTAAACCATTTTACTACATGCAAAAGGAAGATGGGATTTTCTTCGCATCTGAAAAGAAAAGCCTGCTGATCGACGAGGATAAGCACCCCGTGTCCAAGCAGGCACTTCAGTATTATCTTACTTTCCAATTTGTCCCTGAACCCTGTACTCTTGCGGAAAATATTAAAAGCCTGGAACCGGGACATTATCTGCTTAAGAAAAACGGGGAGCCGTTGCAGAACAAGGCTTTCTGGGAGCCCGCTTTTGCACCGGTGAACCAGACGCTTGATGAAGCGAAGAAAAAGATACAGGATGTGCTGATTGACTCTGTGAAAATGCACATGAGAAGTGATGTGCCGGTCGGCGCTTTCCTGTCAAGCGGCATTGATTCGACAAGTATTGTCGCGCTTGCCAAACGTTTTAATAAAAATATCAAAACGTTCACGGTCGGTTTTGCCAGCAAGGGGTACAATGAGATCGACATTGCCCGGGATTCGGCAGAGAAACTCGGCGTCGAAAACTATGCGCTTGAAATCTCACCTGAGATGTGCATGAAGGAGCTGCCGAAAATCGTCTGGCATATGGACGACCCGCTGGCGGATCCGGCGGCTATTCCAAATTACTTTGTTGCCCGCGAAGCCAGAAAATATGTGAAGGTTGTGCTCTCTGGTGAAGGCTCCGATGAGCTGTTCGGTGGCTATACTATCTACCGTGAACCGATCTCATTAAAATGGTTTGATGCAGTTCCGAAACCGGGGAAGGGATTGCTGCACGCATTCGCGTCCCGACTGCCGGTTGGCATGAAAGGGCGGAGCTACCTGCTGCGGGGGACAACGCCGCTTGCTGAACGTTATGTCGGCAATGCGTTTATATTTAGTGAAGAAGAAAAGAAATATGTGCTGAAAACTTTTTCTGAACAAACACCGTTTACAGATATCACGAATCCAATATACAGACAGGCGTCAGAGAATAACAAGCTTGACCAGATGCAGCTGGTAGATATTGAAACCTGGCTGCGCGGGGATATACTCGTGGTAGCGGACCGCATGACGATGGCAAATTCGCTCGAATTGCGCGTTCCTTTTTTGGATAAAGAGGTATTTGACGTCGCCCGGACGCTCTCCGCATCCCTCAAGACGGCGGACGGCACGACGAAATACGCATTCCGCGAAGCAATGCGCGGGATCGTTCCGGATTCAATCCTTTTCCGGAAAAAGCTTGGTTTTCCGGTACCGATCCGTATCTGGCTGAAGGATGAGATGTATGATTGGGCAAGAAAGATCATCAATGACAGTGAGACGGATAGCCTCTGGCGCAGGCTGAGCCTTAGTTGCGCTTATACTATAATCCGCTAA
- a CDS encoding DUF378 domain-containing protein, which translates to MSGLQRTCLTLIVLGGINWGLIGFFQFDLIAAIFGGTYTALARIIYGIVGLCALYSLTLLFKPSEELEHRRETETH; encoded by the coding sequence ATGAGCGGTTTGCAGAGAACATGCCTGACTCTTATCGTTCTCGGAGGCATTAACTGGGGACTGATCGGCTTCTTTCAATTCGATCTTATCGCAGCGATATTCGGCGGAACGTATACGGCGCTGGCTCGAATCATTTACGGTATTGTCGGCCTTTGTGCGTTGTACTCCCTCACGTTGCTGTTCAAGCCCAGCGAAGAACTGGAACACAGGCGCGAAACGGAAACCCACTAA
- a CDS encoding glucose-6-phosphate isomerase: MGKKVAFDYSNALPFFAEHELDYLSAQVSAAHKAIHEKTIAGNDFLGWLTLPTDYDKEEFARIQKAAEKIKSDSDVLVVIGIGGSYLGARAAIQTLNHSFFNELSKDERKAPQIFFAGNSISSTYLNELFDVLKDKDVSVDVVSKSGTTTEPAIAFRVFREFLEKKYGKEEAKGRIYATTDKAKGALKTLADKEGYESFVIPDDVGGRFSVLTAVGLLPIAAAGIDISSLMEGARDAQNDFSEPELSKNQAYQYAAVRNILYNKGKSVEMLVNFEPNLHYFSEWWKQLFGESEGKDFKGLYPSSGDFSTDLHSLGQFVQEGSRVMFETAVLVDEPRKNITIKSEAENLDNLNFLSGKTMDYVNKRASEGVRLAHTDGQVPQLVVTIPELTPYHLGYLMYFFEKAVAVSGFLLGVNAFNQPGVEAYKKNMFALLGKPGYEDEKSALENRLNH; encoded by the coding sequence ATGGGTAAGAAAGTTGCTTTTGATTACAGCAATGCGCTTCCGTTTTTTGCGGAGCATGAACTGGATTACTTGTCGGCACAGGTTTCAGCTGCCCATAAAGCGATCCATGAAAAAACAATTGCAGGAAATGATTTTCTTGGCTGGCTGACCCTCCCGACCGACTATGACAAAGAAGAGTTTGCGCGGATTCAGAAAGCTGCTGAAAAAATCAAGAGTGATTCTGATGTCCTTGTTGTCATCGGAATCGGTGGATCCTATTTGGGTGCCCGTGCGGCGATTCAGACACTAAATCATTCTTTTTTCAACGAACTGAGCAAAGATGAACGCAAAGCGCCACAGATATTCTTTGCAGGGAACAGCATCAGTTCAACTTACCTGAATGAACTGTTTGATGTACTCAAAGACAAGGATGTTTCAGTTGACGTGGTTTCAAAATCCGGTACGACGACTGAGCCTGCTATTGCCTTCCGTGTTTTCCGCGAATTTCTTGAAAAGAAATATGGAAAAGAAGAGGCAAAGGGTCGTATTTATGCGACGACAGATAAAGCAAAGGGCGCGCTTAAAACACTCGCTGACAAAGAGGGCTATGAGAGCTTTGTGATTCCGGACGATGTTGGCGGCCGGTTCTCCGTTTTGACAGCAGTCGGCCTCTTGCCGATCGCTGCCGCAGGTATCGATATCAGCAGTCTGATGGAAGGGGCCCGGGACGCTCAGAACGATTTCAGTGAACCGGAGCTGAGCAAGAATCAGGCCTATCAGTATGCGGCTGTTCGCAATATTCTCTATAACAAGGGCAAATCCGTTGAAATGCTTGTTAACTTTGAACCGAATCTCCATTATTTTTCGGAATGGTGGAAGCAACTTTTTGGCGAGAGTGAAGGAAAAGATTTCAAAGGGCTTTATCCTTCATCCGGCGATTTCAGCACGGATTTGCACTCACTCGGTCAGTTTGTCCAGGAAGGCAGCCGCGTCATGTTTGAAACGGCAGTTCTTGTTGACGAACCGCGCAAGAATATAACGATTAAGTCTGAGGCGGAAAATCTCGACAATCTGAATTTCCTTTCCGGAAAAACGATGGACTATGTCAATAAAAGAGCTTCTGAAGGTGTCCGTCTGGCACACACGGACGGACAGGTGCCACAGCTTGTCGTAACTATTCCTGAATTGACACCGTATCATCTCGGTTATCTGATGTATTTCTTTGAAAAGGCTGTTGCAGTTAGCGGGTTCCTTCTTGGCGTCAACGCGTTCAACCAGCCGGGTGTCGAAGCTTACAAGAAGAATATGTTCGCTCTGCTTGGCAAACCAGGTTACGAAGATGAAAAATCTGCACTGGAAAATCGGTTAAATCACTGA
- a CDS encoding YggT family protein, translating to MKGKNSGMLPKLVSILLTFIQIIITLYILLKFFGANNTPFVNLLNGLSEPILHPFTGIFHPVAFNNRILDLSAVFALIVYSVIGFGLQKILAVLRLK from the coding sequence GTGAAGGGGAAAAATTCAGGTATGCTTCCGAAACTGGTGAGCATCCTTCTGACTTTTATACAAATTATCATCACTTTATATATACTGCTCAAATTTTTTGGAGCGAACAATACGCCGTTTGTCAATCTGCTCAATGGGCTGAGCGAGCCGATTTTGCACCCTTTCACAGGCATTTTTCATCCGGTCGCCTTCAACAACCGTATACTGGATCTTTCAGCAGTTTTCGCCCTGATTGTCTATAGCGTTATCGGATTCGGCCTGCAGAAAATTCTGGCCGTTTTGCGACTGAAATGA
- a CDS encoding YdeI/OmpD-associated family protein, whose amino-acid sequence MPNSSLIEKLKLDRYKKVAIMNLPKSEMDCFNNLAEYDQVLKTDRYDLIFAFVFSLNELKEMVRETISHDRLQKNGYLYIAYPKKGNKIYPDSIHRDELFPNLNVNSDGYVGKSDIKFARMISLDEVFTVIGLKEAGFRKGKSNSTSNQSADDYVSYIPQIELYLSGKTAAAFYKNLAPGYQKDWARYVFSAKHETTREKRLSEMEIILDKGFKSKDLYRRSL is encoded by the coding sequence ATGCCTAATTCGTCACTTATTGAGAAGCTGAAACTGGACAGATACAAAAAAGTCGCGATCATGAATCTCCCGAAGTCTGAAATGGATTGTTTTAATAATCTGGCTGAGTACGACCAAGTTTTAAAAACAGACAGATATGACTTGATTTTTGCATTTGTCTTCTCCCTCAACGAGCTGAAAGAAATGGTTCGGGAAACAATCAGCCATGACCGGCTGCAGAAAAATGGCTATCTGTATATCGCTTATCCCAAAAAGGGAAATAAGATTTATCCCGATTCCATTCACCGTGATGAACTATTTCCAAACCTGAATGTCAATTCAGACGGCTATGTTGGAAAAAGTGATATTAAGTTCGCCCGGATGATCAGCCTCGATGAGGTTTTTACCGTCATCGGGCTGAAAGAGGCCGGATTCAGGAAGGGAAAATCAAACTCAACGAGCAACCAGTCCGCCGATGACTATGTCAGCTATATTCCTCAGATAGAGCTCTATCTTTCGGGAAAAACAGCTGCTGCCTTTTATAAAAATCTGGCTCCCGGTTACCAAAAAGACTGGGCAAGATATGTGTTCAGTGCAAAGCATGAAACAACCCGTGAAAAACGCCTGTCGGAGATGGAAATAATTCTGGATAAAGGATTTAAATCAAAAGACCTCTACCGCAGGTCACTTTAA